The Bacillus sp. FJAT-27916 genomic interval ATTCTTCCAGTATCCCCTCAACATCTAAATTCCCCCTTAATCCAATGTAATATCAATCGGAGTAATCATAAAATCCTTCTAAAGCTAAACTGCCCGCTTGTTCACGAAGACACTCCCAATCCAATTGTACAGTAAAACGGATAGCAGCTTCCCTTTTTATTCAAAAGCAACAATCTTTACAAACAGCCTTTTAAAAAGAGGCCATTCATTTCTCAATAAACTTAACAATATAATTAATAAAACCATTAACCTCCTCTTCATAGAAAGGACGATGTACGATGAAAACTGGTTTATTGGCCATCATTTTAGGCTCGTTGTTCTCGATGGGCTTAGAAGGGTGCTTAGCCCAAAAGGACCTGATGAAAGAACGAACACTGGAGGGAATCATCGTTTCAAAGCCAGGAGATTTTACTGAGTTTGGTAATCCGAATGAGTTTGAGCCGATCGATTTATCAACGCTCGAGGCCTTTCAAGGGGTCATCGACCGAGCCGAGAAAATGGAAGGCACGGTTGAATTAGGCGATCCTGAATATGAAGTAAAAATCGAAGACAACCGTGGACGAAACCAAACTATCATGCTTTGGGTGGGAGAAGAAGGCGAAAAAAGCGCCTTGGCGGTCAAAGGGAACTCCTCCGTCATCTACACAGTCAGTGAAGAGGATACGGCCATCCTTCACCAATTGTTCGTTTCCCTCTTCGATACGACATATGAGACTTCCAATCGGCCTTTATGGAGTATCCAGAGGTTGTAGAAGACGCGCTCGAAGAATTACGGCTTGAAACCGAGGAAAAAGGATTACTGCTCTTTGAAGATTTTTCTCTTAGCCCTTACCGCATCTTCTATCTTCATCATTTATCCATTGGATCGGAGTGAGGTTTTATGCTATTTCTTTTCAAGTAGAAAGTAACTTATGTATCAAAAACAATACACTGGCAATTGAAAAGACCATCAAATAACCGTAGGGTTTTGATGGTCTCTTCAAGCATTTTCCTTATTTAAATCTAATTAATCAACAGTATTTATGACTTTTCACTCATAAATACTTCCGATTCACATTCTTCCCATCATAGCTGAACACAATCTCCTTGCCCTCCAACACCGTCTCAATATGAACCGTCCGCCCCCATAAATAATGAAGATGCGGCAATACCTTCTCCAAATACTTCACATCCAGCTCAATATCCTCAAACCAATGCTTCAAGTACAGCTCGCCGTTCTTGAGGTAATCCCCGTCATTAACCGTAATATACGGGAAGCCGCCGTTAACACGCATGCTGACGAGCTGGTCGCGCACAGATTTCCAGTCCTTATCGACGATCTTGTAATCGCGGCCTTTCTTCTGGAAGAGATACATATCCTCGCGCATGACCAGGTCCTTCGTGAGGTAATTGCGGAGGAAGGAAATATCTGATTCAATTTCGCGGACTTCAAACATTTTCTCGCGGCCAGAGTTTGGCTTGACGCCGCGCTTCTTCATTTCTTCTGTCGGGTTATTGTACCGCTCCTCGATGTCCTCAAAAATTTTGATGCCGAGGTAATACGGGTTGATTCCTGTCTTTGACGGCTGCACGACTCCTGCATTAAGCTTTGCGAATTCGATGGATTCCCCGCTCGTGAGATCAAGCTCGCGGAGGATGCGCTGATGCCAATAGCTTGCCCAGCCTTCGTTCATAATCTTTGTCTCCAGCTGCGGCCAGAAATAGAGCATTTCCTCACGCATCATCGTCAGGATATCACGCTGCCAATTTTCGAGTGTGCGGCTGTATTGTTCAATGAACAAAAGGATATCCTTTTCAGGTCTTGGCGGGAATTTCTTTGTCTTTTTCTTCTTCTCTGGCTTCTTGTTCGTATCCATGCTCCATAGATCATCATAGGGCGTGACAATATGAGGCGATTCATCCTCTGTATCCTCTTCATCCATCGTCCAGCTCAGCTTTGGCCGTAATAAGGATGGATCTATATGCTCTTCAATAGAGAGTACGGAGTCGAGGAATTTTTCCACTTCAAGCTTGCCGTATTCAATTTCATATTGCCTGACCCTTTCTGCAGTTGCGGCCATGCTTTCGACCATATCCCGTTTCGTGTTTGTGAAACGGATATTATTCTTAAAGAAATCGCAATGCGCCAACACGTGGGCAACAATCAGTTTATTTTGAATCAAGGAATTGCTGTCGAGCAGGAAGGCATAGCACGGGTTCGAGTTAATGACTAGTTCATATATTTTGCTTAAACCGACATCATAATGCAGCTTCATCTTGAAAAATTGTTTACCAAAGCTCCAATGGGAATATCGAGTCGGCATGCCGTAGGCACCAAAGGTATAAATGATTTCAGGTGGACAAATTTCATAGCGCATCGGATAAAAGTCGAGTCCAAATCCTTGCGCAATCTCGGTTATCTCTTTGATGGCATACTCTAAATTCTTGTGTTCATCTGCTATCATTTTCGTTACACCTCCACTATAAGTCCTTATATCAATGTATGAGGAAGTAGCCCGAAAATGACGCAAGCCTTCGTTATTTCTACCGCAAACGAAGTGCTTCCTTAAGGAGAATCCAGCCGATATCACGGTTTGCCTTCCACTCTGCTTCAAACTCCCGCAAAGGGACCTCCGTATTTTCTCGTTCAGTCCCGATTTCAATTGTCATCGCTGGGATTTTATATTCTTCAATTAGCCAATCCGTAAATCCAGACCCTACAGCATGTTTATCCGGCTTAGAGAGTCGATAGCCCGTTCTTTCCGCAACAATCTTGGCAATTCGGTAATCCCGGTCCTTCTGCAAGCCGTGCGTTCGATAATGCCAGAAGATTTCCTGACCTGTACTGTGATAGGCTGCGGAGATGGCCGGCCGAATTATTTTCGTAAATTCGGCAAGTGCCTCTGTTTCTGGCTCACTTAAAGGTGATTTTCCTTTATAGAATTGATAAGAGGGGCGCTGGATTCCCGTATTGATTTCCATCCACCCAGCCGGATATTGGCGGTTTAAATCCACTCCCCTTCCATTGGCCTTCCACTTGGTAAATGAAAAAGAAAGGTGATTCATTTTCCACAAACCTATTCGTTCCTTCCATGGAATGTCTGTGAAATCCCCTTGCTGGATTGCCACCCCGTCCGGATTGACCATTGGTACAATCCAGATGGTCCCTGCATCCAGTAACGGCGCCTCATTACTATCAGCGGCATAAAGAGCTGCCATCTTCATCAACAGCATTGAGGTCATCCATTCCCTCGCATGATGGGCACCGCTTAGCAGGATAACCTTCTTGCCTGTTCCGATTCTTACGGCATACAGCTCACGGCCATAGACAGATTTGCCAATCGAGCATAAAAAGATTTTATCCGGATATCGACTCTGAAGTAACACCAAGTCATGCTCCAAATCATTATATGTATAAGGAGAATCTGCCAAAGCGATTGTCGATTCCCCAAGCAGAAAATACATGAACAAGCTAAGCAGCAAGACCATTGGCAGTATGGCGCTTCTATACCTTCCGTACGTCAAGTTTCTCATTTAACAAACCGCCCAACTTTTACAGGGTGATAAAAAAGACCCTTTGAACAAACTATTGTTAACTCCTCGACATGAAGGAGAGTGATTACATTGAACAAGGTTGATTACGACCGGGCACTGTACTATACACACCGCTCAGAATGGGATAATCTCCTCATTCTGATGGTGCGGACGCATGACCACTTTTTGTCCAAGAAAATTGAACATTTCTTGCATGCCTATCACTTTTCGAAGGATTATCGCTCCATCGAAAAGACGCTGACTGACCTTTTGCAATATATTGACCACGCCACCTTCCTTCCTTATGAGGAAGAGTGGGCAAATCAAACATTCTAGTTATCGTTATTTTTTTCTGTGGTGGGAAAATTATACGGCTAAATGCGAACAATGCGAACAAGGCAAAAAGGAGAGTTGGCAGTAGCCAACTCTCCTTTGCATTACATAGGATTAGATTTGTTCAACCTTTTCCATCATTTCATTCATGAATTGTTGAAGTTTTTGTTCACTTGCTTGTTTGCTGTCATCCTTTACGGCAAAGTAGAACTTGATTTTAGGCTCTGTACCGGATGGACGCAAGCAAACCCATGATTCATCCTCAAAGAAATATTTGATGACATTGGACTTTGGAAGATGGATTTCAGATGTATTGCCTGTGGCGATTTCTGTTCTTACACTCTCTTTGTAATCCTCCACAGCTGTTACTTTTACACCGGACAGTGATGCAAGCGGAGTGCTTCGGAATTGGGAAAGTATGTGCTGAATCTTCTCAGCGCCTTCTTTTCCTTTCAGTGTTAAGGAACGCATGCCTTCTAAATAGTAACCATGTTTCTCATATAGATCTTGAAGGGCTTCATAAACGGTCTTGCCTTGGCGTTTGTAGTGTGCACAAATCTCAACGGCCATTACGGCAGCTTGGACAGCATCTTTATCGCGTGCAAAATCTTTAATTAAGGAGCCGTAGCTTTCCTCATATCCGAAGAGGAAGGCATATTCGCCGGATTCCTCGTATTGCTTAATTTTCTCCCCGATAAATTTGAAGCCGGTTAAAACATCCTCCGTCTTCATGCCATAGCTGGAGGCGATTTTACGGCCAAATTCAGATGTAACGATGGTTTTGAAGACAATCCCATTAGATGGAAGCTCGCCTTTTTCTTTCTTTTGGGAAAGAATATAGTCAAGGAATAATGCACCTGTCTGGTTTCCAGTCAATACGGTGTATTCACCGCTCTCATCTTTAACCGCCACACCAACACGGTCTGCATCCGGGTCTGTTCCCACAAGAATATCCGCATTTGTTTCCTTACCTTTTTGAATGGCAAGCTTAAATGCTGCATGTTCTTCAGGGTTTGGAGAAGATACAGTAGAGAATTCAGGGTCTGGAAGCTCCTGCTCCTTAACAACCGCTACATTCTCATAGCCGAGGTCAGCAAGGGCGCGGCGTACAGATAAATTCGCTGTACCATGAAGCGGGGTGAAGACCACATGCACATCAACTTCCTTAGACAAATTAGGCTGTTCAGAAATGGTTAATACCTTCTCATTGTAGGCATCATCCACTTCTGGTCCGATGATTTTAATCAACCCTTTATCCTGCAGGGATTTTTCGTCTTCTACCTTAATGGCTAATTCATTTTCAATCGCATTAACCAGCTCGATTAAATGGTCAGCATCAAGCGGTGGAAGCTGACCGCCATCTTCATTGTATACTTTGTAACCATTGTATTCAGGAGGATTATGACTCGCTGTAATGACAATTCCGCCGGCTGCTTTTAGATGGCGAACGGCAAAGGATAGCTCCGGAGTCGGGCGAAGGCTGTCAAATACAAATGCTTGAATGCCATTAGTCGCTAATGTCTTTGCAGCTTCCATTGCGAACTCAGGAGATTTGTGTCTAGAATCATACGCGATAACAACGCCGCGTTTCTTTGCTTCCTCACCATGCTCTCTGATATAGGAGGCAAAGCCTTGAGTCGCCTTACGGATTGTGTAAATGTTCATGCGGTTTGTACCGACGCCGATTTCTCCGCGCATACCGCCTGTGCCGAATTCCAGGTTCTTATAGAAAGCATCTTCAAGAGCTTTCTCATCATCTGCAAGAGCCGTCAATTTCTCTTGTAATTCTTTATCTAAATCCAGATAATCATTCCATTTTTTATAGGTTGCTTTCCAATCCATTTTGGTAACTCCTCCCAAATAAGACAACTTGTAATATACCTTAATATTACTAAAAATTACGCATAAAATGAATATTATTTAGAAATATCAATTATTTAAAAATATGGCAATTTTACATCATCTTTTATACTTGACTTCATACAAATCCTTCCGTCTGTCCTTCAGCTGACGAACTGTCCCGGAAAGACGCTGCCTTCTTAAGATTTCCAAATCGACATCGCCAATTAAGACCATTTCAATATTGGCATTCGTCTCCCCGACTACACCATCTCGGGCAAATTCAAAATCAGACGGGGCAAATATGCCTGATTGTGCATATTGAATATCCATATTCTCCGTCTGCGGGAGATTGCCGACCGTACCAGAAATGACGGTGTAAACTTGATTCTCTACCGCTCTTGCCTGCGCACAGTATTTCACGCGTAAAAACCCCTGCCGGTCCTCGGTACAAAACGGAGTAAAGATGATATTTGCTCCCTTATCTGTCGCTATCCGGGCAAGCTCTGGGAATTCTATGTCATAGCATATAAGCATGGAGATCTTCCCGCAGTCTGTATCAAATACATTCACTTCATCACCGGCGCTGATTCCCCACCACTTTCGTTCATTTGGCGTAATGTGAAGCTTGTACTGCTTCTCAATTGTTCCATCTCTTCTGAATAAATAAGCGATATTATAGATATTTTCATCCTTTTCCTTCACAAAGTGAGAACCGCCGATAATATTGATGTTATAGCGGACTGCAAGTGTTGTGAACAGCTCAATATATGGCTCTGTGAAGTCTGTCACCTTGCGTACTGCCTGGCTTGGTGATTTCTCATCCAAGAAGGACATCAGCTGTGTGGTCATGATTTCCGGAAAGACGGCAAAATCAGATTCCGCATCAGCTGCTACATCCACAAAGTATTCCACCTGGCTGGCAAAATCCTCAAAGGATGTGATTTTCCTCATCATATATTGCACGACACAGATACGCACCGGAAGGGCAGTCTTATAGAACCTTTTTGTTTGAGGATGGTAATCGACATTGTTCCATTCCATTAATGTCGCATACTTCTGGGAGGCCAGGTCATCCTCTAAGTAATTGGGATTAATACGCATTAAAGTAAATTCAT includes:
- a CDS encoding SpoVR family protein, with amino-acid sequence MIADEHKNLEYAIKEITEIAQGFGLDFYPMRYEICPPEIIYTFGAYGMPTRYSHWSFGKQFFKMKLHYDVGLSKIYELVINSNPCYAFLLDSNSLIQNKLIVAHVLAHCDFFKNNIRFTNTKRDMVESMAATAERVRQYEIEYGKLEVEKFLDSVLSIEEHIDPSLLRPKLSWTMDEEDTEDESPHIVTPYDDLWSMDTNKKPEKKKKTKKFPPRPEKDILLFIEQYSRTLENWQRDILTMMREEMLYFWPQLETKIMNEGWASYWHQRILRELDLTSGESIEFAKLNAGVVQPSKTGINPYYLGIKIFEDIEERYNNPTEEMKKRGVKPNSGREKMFEVREIESDISFLRNYLTKDLVMREDMYLFQKKGRDYKIVDKDWKSVRDQLVSMRVNGGFPYITVNDGDYLKNGELYLKHWFEDIELDVKYLEKVLPHLHYLWGRTVHIETVLEGKEIVFSYDGKNVNRKYL
- a CDS encoding M14 family zinc carboxypeptidase; this encodes MRNLTYGRYRSAILPMVLLLSLFMYFLLGESTIALADSPYTYNDLEHDLVLLQSRYPDKIFLCSIGKSVYGRELYAVRIGTGKKVILLSGAHHAREWMTSMLLMKMAALYAADSNEAPLLDAGTIWIVPMVNPDGVAIQQGDFTDIPWKERIGLWKMNHLSFSFTKWKANGRGVDLNRQYPAGWMEINTGIQRPSYQFYKGKSPLSEPETEALAEFTKIIRPAISAAYHSTGQEIFWHYRTHGLQKDRDYRIAKIVAERTGYRLSKPDKHAVGSGFTDWLIEEYKIPAMTIEIGTERENTEVPLREFEAEWKANRDIGWILLKEALRLR
- a CDS encoding YhdB family protein — protein: MNKVDYDRALYYTHRSEWDNLLILMVRTHDHFLSKKIEHFLHAYHFSKDYRSIEKTLTDLLQYIDHATFLPYEEEWANQTF
- a CDS encoding phospho-sugar mutase yields the protein MDWKATYKKWNDYLDLDKELQEKLTALADDEKALEDAFYKNLEFGTGGMRGEIGVGTNRMNIYTIRKATQGFASYIREHGEEAKKRGVVIAYDSRHKSPEFAMEAAKTLATNGIQAFVFDSLRPTPELSFAVRHLKAAGGIVITASHNPPEYNGYKVYNEDGGQLPPLDADHLIELVNAIENELAIKVEDEKSLQDKGLIKIIGPEVDDAYNEKVLTISEQPNLSKEVDVHVVFTPLHGTANLSVRRALADLGYENVAVVKEQELPDPEFSTVSSPNPEEHAAFKLAIQKGKETNADILVGTDPDADRVGVAVKDESGEYTVLTGNQTGALFLDYILSQKKEKGELPSNGIVFKTIVTSEFGRKIASSYGMKTEDVLTGFKFIGEKIKQYEESGEYAFLFGYEESYGSLIKDFARDKDAVQAAVMAVEICAHYKRQGKTVYEALQDLYEKHGYYLEGMRSLTLKGKEGAEKIQHILSQFRSTPLASLSGVKVTAVEDYKESVRTEIATGNTSEIHLPKSNVIKYFFEDESWVCLRPSGTEPKIKFYFAVKDDSKQASEQKLQQFMNEMMEKVEQI
- a CDS encoding carbon-nitrogen hydrolase family protein codes for the protein MTEELDLTKFEHRLEIRQTQRKDIDAIIKLQAICFPGMEPWKREHLESHLEIFPEGQFCAELNGEIIGSCSSLIINFDEYDDRHTWSDITDDGYITNHNPDGYNLYGIEVMVHPKYRKMKVGYRLYEERKELARRLNLKSIIIGGRIPNYHKYSSEMSPREYVEQVRLHKIYDPVLSFQLLNEFTLMRINPNYLEDDLASQKYATLMEWNNVDYHPQTKRFYKTALPVRICVVQYMMRKITSFEDFASQVEYFVDVAADAESDFAVFPEIMTTQLMSFLDEKSPSQAVRKVTDFTEPYIELFTTLAVRYNINIIGGSHFVKEKDENIYNIAYLFRRDGTIEKQYKLHITPNERKWWGISAGDEVNVFDTDCGKISMLICYDIEFPELARIATDKGANIIFTPFCTEDRQGFLRVKYCAQARAVENQVYTVISGTVGNLPQTENMDIQYAQSGIFAPSDFEFARDGVVGETNANIEMVLIGDVDLEILRRQRLSGTVRQLKDRRKDLYEVKYKR